The following proteins are co-located in the Pyrococcus abyssi GE5 genome:
- a CDS encoding helix-turn-helix domain-containing protein: protein MLEKEKEILAKRIAGEIVLSPDPGKTMRKWREIFGISQTELADYLGVSSSVISDYEGGRRKSPGASTIRKFVEALIEIDEKRGGNVIKAFSRTLGSEIPTNAILDIREFDIPVTVKDVVEAVRGEIVANPDLVDRRIYGYTVVDSIQAILEMSAEEFLKLYGWTTERALVFTKVTTGRSPMIAVRVQGLKPAMVVLHGVKRLDELAVKIAEKERVPLVVSRAENETELIAGLRKLVGSF from the coding sequence ATGCTAGAGAAGGAAAAGGAGATACTGGCCAAGAGGATTGCTGGTGAGATAGTTCTCTCTCCAGACCCTGGGAAGACAATGAGGAAGTGGCGTGAGATATTCGGTATAAGTCAAACCGAGTTGGCCGATTACCTAGGTGTTTCCTCATCGGTGATTAGCGACTATGAGGGCGGAAGGAGGAAAAGTCCTGGCGCTTCCACCATAAGGAAATTCGTTGAGGCCTTAATTGAGATAGATGAAAAGAGGGGTGGAAACGTCATAAAGGCCTTCAGTAGAACCCTTGGCAGTGAAATTCCAACGAACGCTATCCTAGATATAAGGGAATTCGACATCCCCGTTACCGTTAAAGATGTAGTTGAGGCCGTCAGGGGCGAAATAGTAGCAAACCCTGATTTGGTTGACAGGAGGATATACGGTTACACCGTTGTCGATAGCATTCAGGCAATACTTGAGATGTCGGCCGAGGAATTCTTAAAGCTCTACGGCTGGACCACCGAGAGGGCCTTAGTTTTCACGAAGGTAACTACGGGAAGAAGCCCAATGATAGCCGTTAGGGTTCAAGGACTTAAGCCCGCAATGGTAGTCCTTCACGGAGTCAAAAGATTAGACGAGCTTGCCGTTAAGATAGCGGAAAAAGAGAGAGTCCCCTTGGTAGTTTCAAGGGCCGAAAACGAGACCGAGCTAATAGCCGGTTTAAGGAAGCTAGTCGGTTCATTCTAG
- a CDS encoding 4-phosphopantoate--beta-alanine ligase — protein sequence MVKIPKSHPRYWSLLYREKIIEGMERGITAKAGLIAHGRGEAFDYLIGEKTIKPAEEAMRAAVAKLLLAKHPVLSVNGNVAALVPRETVELAKVLRAKLEVNLFYRTEERVKKIAEVLREAGAEEVLGINPTKRIPGLESERGKVDEEGIWKADVVLVPLEDGDRTEALVRMGKFVITVDLNPLSRSARMADITIVDNIIRAYPRMIELAKEMRNYPREKLEEIVKNYDNSRILSEVLIHIKDRLTKLAEEGIWRRERLE from the coding sequence ATGGTGAAAATACCAAAGAGCCACCCAAGGTACTGGAGTTTACTCTACAGGGAGAAGATAATTGAGGGGATGGAAAGGGGGATAACGGCCAAAGCAGGTTTAATAGCCCACGGCAGGGGAGAGGCTTTCGACTATCTCATCGGCGAGAAGACGATAAAGCCGGCCGAGGAGGCTATGAGAGCGGCGGTTGCAAAGTTGCTTTTGGCCAAACACCCCGTGTTATCCGTAAATGGTAATGTAGCGGCCCTAGTTCCAAGGGAGACAGTCGAGTTGGCTAAAGTTCTAAGAGCCAAACTGGAGGTGAACCTATTTTACAGAACAGAGGAGAGAGTCAAAAAGATTGCAGAGGTCCTTAGGGAAGCCGGGGCTGAGGAAGTTCTAGGCATAAACCCAACCAAAAGAATTCCTGGGCTCGAGAGCGAGAGGGGAAAAGTCGATGAGGAAGGAATTTGGAAAGCCGATGTAGTTCTAGTTCCCCTTGAGGACGGTGACAGGACTGAAGCCCTAGTAAGAATGGGGAAGTTCGTGATAACCGTTGATCTTAACCCATTGTCGAGGAGCGCAAGGATGGCGGATATTACAATAGTTGATAACATAATAAGAGCCTACCCGAGGATGATAGAGCTCGCCAAGGAAATGAGGAATTACCCCAGGGAAAAGCTCGAGGAGATAGTTAAGAATTACGATAACTCGAGAATACTCAGTGAGGTTCTGATTCACATAAAGGATAGGCTAACTAAGCTGGCCGAGGAAGGCATTTGGAGGAGAGAAAGGCTAGAATGA